In Nitrospirota bacterium, a single window of DNA contains:
- a CDS encoding NADH-ubiquinone oxidoreductase-F iron-sulfur binding region domain-containing protein gives MTAKTKKTEDILNEAQGISCPVRRTLFYMGEFLAGPMCGRCFPCAMGSYEARVRLEKIAGAQGTPEDIMALGRIARKMQAMSMCKKGKDTARVLLEALASPAFSEHVEGRCGEKECRAFIEYRNVPENCIRCGLCQEACQSAAIIGEKQVSYKCCYLPFEIRQRRCTKCGECIKVCPTSAIEVVAIGQEAREKVKA, from the coding sequence ATGACGGCGAAGACCAAGAAGACCGAAGACATCCTGAACGAGGCCCAGGGGATAAGTTGCCCGGTGCGGAGGACCCTGTTTTATATGGGCGAGTTCCTCGCGGGCCCCATGTGCGGCCGGTGCTTCCCCTGTGCCATGGGAAGCTACGAGGCGCGGGTGAGGCTCGAAAAGATAGCAGGCGCACAGGGAACCCCGGAGGACATAATGGCCCTCGGGCGGATAGCCCGGAAAATGCAGGCCATGAGCATGTGCAAGAAGGGGAAGGACACCGCCCGGGTCCTCTTGGAGGCCCTCGCCTCCCCCGCCTTCTCCGAGCACGTGGAAGGCCGCTGCGGGGAGAAGGAGTGCCGGGCTTTCATCGAGTACCGGAACGTTCCGGAGAACTGCATCCGCTGCGGCCTCTGCCAGGAGGCCTGCCAGAGCGCCGCCATCATCGGCGAGAAGCAGGTTTCCTACAAGTGCTGCTACTTGCCCTTCGAGATACGGCAGAGACGCTGCACCAAGTGCGGGGAGTGCATCAAGGTCTGTCCCACCAGCGCCATCGAAGTGGTCGCCATCGGCCAGGAGGCGCGGGAAAAGGTAAAGGCATAA